ATGCTGCATGGGCATAGTAGTGGTTGTTAAGTCCTTGGCCCAGTATATGGTGTTTTATGTTCCTAGAGCAATGCTTCTGAACATGGTGTACGGCGGGCAATGGTGACCTTCATGGTCGACGCAGGAGATAGGGCACAaggggaggggaagaaaaaaaaattagaggagagggaaaaaggaagaggaaaaaaaatatgagaaaacgAGTATGCCACGTTAATATGTGAGATCCCTTTGTTATTATAGTGTTTTCCTTTCGATTTTAGTGGCCATCATTAATTGATACTACTCATGAGgggctttttttcttttttcttttttttttcttttttttttaagtactcATGAGGGGCTTGATCATTAAGTGTTCGACCTCATGATGACCAATTTAGAATCTTCATGTTATTGATCATGTAAATATCTCATGAATAATTAATTACCCGccagtactttttttttaattaattatgagaGATTTTCTAGTAGTGTTGTATTAGTTAGTTGTAAATTTACGGCATTATTAATGCAGCCAATTGTAACTTGTAAGTGGATTTTGgtgaataatataaaatgaaaattaagtaaataatatatattgccCATTACGTGCACCATTCTCGCTCACATGATGACGTGTACATGACATTAtagttttgaatatgaaaaaatttagttgcaagtataTTGGCACATTAATATGTGCGCCTAgctaatgtgattaattaaaaatttgattttactaaaaataatgttaatttaaattttgaatatgaaaaaattagtattaatacgtagattagtacgcgactttacttgtacttagcaaaactctttgaatatattatatgagcGGTGTTACAGTTACCGAAAACATCTCCTGAAAATAAATCCCGAAGCATGTgcgcattttaattttaatttttctttttttatatatatttttaatcatcatacacatttttttaaaaaaatacaacattatttaaaattttttcttaatcaataagtaaagggaaaaagaaagaattttgGGGACACACATTCGGGAAATAGTATTTCTGATATTatatttgcaacaaaaatattatgtgCAGTTACTTTTGTGGACTCCTTTATGCACTCcaataatatgattggttgtgtatttaaaaaaaattaatacaaccaatcatatcagtggagtgcgcagggagtacgcaaaagtgactgtatgtagcattactcatcttTGAATTTTCTAGGTCAAATATTTCGATGTTCCTTGCGCATGATcttcttatctattttttttaacgaGTTTCTTTGCCGCACATGATCATCCTACGTACATATATTGCCAATCCAAGGATTCGACGGACAAACCCAACCCTTCAGCTTATAATTACTAATGGAGAACCAAAGATTACCAAAATGAGAACTTCAGTACTACTGCCTGCAGCAATGCTTTCATGGCTCCCACTTCTCCTACTCTCCATCCCATAGATCTCTTCCGTTTCAGCCACCTCTGTCTCATTTATTCACTGCCTTTTGAACCTTTCTCAGCCCTCTCATCCAATCTCCGCAGCTATCCATACTCCCAGCAATGCCGGCTCCTACTCTTCTGTTCTGCAATCCTACATCCGAAACATCCGATTCAACACGTCCACAACCCGTAAACCTTATCTCATTCTCACTGCTTTGCATGAGTCCCAAATTCAAGCAGCCGTGGTTTGTGCTCACAGGCACAACCTGCAAATGATTGAATGAAGATCAGAAGTGGAGGCCATGACTATAAGGGTGTTTCTTATGTTGCCGAGGTCCGTCCCGTTCTTTATCCTCGACATGTTCAATCTCCGTTCCGTTCACAAccttttaattcaaaatattacGTAAACTTCTAATAaatagcagaaaaaaaaaatagtaggcCAGTACATGATGCAGTGTCAACAATATTGGTCAAAGCTTAAACATGATCTTCAACTTCCTTTGATCTAACTTAATATTCGTGATCACCTTTCCATTCAGATTAGAGTAATGATAcagtataattttcttttataatttttatacaatcACGTGTTAAAATGAAGGTATttgtataaaatgatattacttttataagttattttctaataatatatctCTCGTCTAAAACGCATgattgtataaattatattataaaaaatggtTTGTAAGGGTGTCGTTTTCGTTTAAATTAATggatttcttattattttatattctatttacAATGAAGTTAATAAACAAGATCTCCAACTTCCTTTCTTAGAGCTCCCCTCTAGCTaacacacaaaaaataaaatatatttaactaaattaataattaatacccATAGATATTGGTAGGACCTAGGAggagtattaatatatagtgaaGAATTCCCGTGCACTGTCACAATCGTCACACGAAATATCAACATCGATCGGTAGGTGTGTCGTTTGGCAAAAAGTTTGcgtataaaaaatgaattaaacgTATTAAAGAACCATTTTTGAGTTTGCCGCTTGTtgtgatatttaaattaaaatcaataacGCCTATGTATAAAGTGATAATTAATACAACAATTATTGCAAATTAACTGGCCGGCCGGGGATATCTTCCGATTATCCAAATGCCAATCCCTGCCCATCTTAATTGGTCGGGCCTAATACGTCACTTGTATAAAGGTGTGGTCTCCTTCCCCGTCCCTTGCATTCCTTCGGAGCCATCGTGAGTTTGTAGGTGATGTTGTTGAAATTAAAAGATGCAATGGGATCTGCAATAGCCACAGTTCACAAATTGGttgctaataatttttttgccGCTATAAATTAACCGTAAAAGgccaattttcttgtagtggtttCACCTGATAAGGATGCAGCTGTTACACGAAGAATTCTGTTATGCATGCATTATGAGCTGtcaatattcttttatttgtttttatcacTGTAATCTATAAATAGACACACAAAGACTGTGTACAGTGCAAGAATCATTTTTATACAAATTCAGTTAGTGCCTTTTCCAGCTTTCTGTTACTCTCGTCGTCTTCATACGTACTCAGCTCTATTTTTCGCTTTCTGCATCACTGTCAACAGATGCTGCCACCGTTTTCGTCCCCTATCATCTCCGTCGCGCATTCCTGTCCCTCACCGCTTGCTCCCACATTCTTGCCGCCGTTCCCATGCCTCACTGCCAGCCCCATATCTCGCTCTCCCTCTTCACCCACAAACTCCCCTTGTAGAAGCCTCCTCATCCCCAACCCGTGTTCCCCTGCATTCCTGTCAAAGCCAGTGAGTTTGTGGGTGATGTCACCTCCGCTGTTCTTGTCCCCTCCATCATCACTACCATTCCCATTAATTTCTCAGTGCCAACCTCACGACTAAgtcaatccaaaaaataaataaataaacctaaGTCCCAGAACAATTCAAAAGAATAAATGCACAAGTAGGTTGAAAGTGGAGGGAGATAGATGGAGAGATACCTAGCGGTTTGATAGATGGTTAGCGGTACATATGGCGACGTCAGTGTCAACAGGAAGTAGCAGCAACATTAGGTTACACGGATGGGGGTTTGGAGGGCTCGGGTTGTCGAGGTTTGGGAAAGGAAGGGAGAAAAAGAGTAACCCCTTTATCATGCATGGTCttgtttgttttaaaagaaaCGAGATGagttagattaaaattaaaagtttaataaaatattattagagtatattgttttaatattatttttgtattaaaattttaaaaaaattaaattatttattttattttatatgaaaatttgaaaaaattataataattaaattaaatgagatgggataaaaatttttataaaagtgaaACGGAGCTGGCTTTatgttatatcaatttatataatttctttgtacttttaacatttttttaataattatataaaaattagttaaaatttctataaaactatgtaaaaaaatatctctCTATCATCATTATTGGGGAGATAATATTATCACGAACCTAACTTTGCTCACCCAACTTGTCGGCCGCCCGTCGCGTTGCAAATTAAACAGTACTACTGCAAGGTCGGAGGTCAAAGTTTGACGACTTGCCTCGTGTTAATCCCATTTGTGGGGGCCCTAGAGCACTACTCGAAGATGATCCAGATCCACTACGCTCTCATCGCCAACTTTAAATAACTCCCATCCTCTCCTCATTGTTGTCATTGCACACCTAGCAGCTTACCTCTTAATTGCATCCAACCAAGATTTAGCAATCTCtccctgatctctctctctctctctctctctctctctctctcaaatgtcACCAAGCCTAGCCAACTAGCAGCCTTTCCCTCGAAGAAACATAGCCTCATTGTTGTTTACTGCAGTCAAGGCCACGTACCGTCATTGCACCGgttatatatatagagcataGTACGAGAGATCATATAAGGCCAGCCTTGCTAGCTAGCTAAAACATTCTTATAAATTTCTACATACTCTGCAGCAGTGTCTCCGAATCTGATATAGGATTTTCAATGGGTAACGGCGACTATCAATACCCACACCCTGTTGCAATTCCTCCATCCAAACCGCTATCCAAGTCCTTACAATCGTCTATTAAAGAGACTTTCTTTCCTGATGATCCCTTCCGGCAGTTCAAGAACCAGCCTCTTTCTCGGAAGCTTGTACTTGGCCTGCAATACTTGATACCAATCCTCGAATGGGCTCCTAAATACACGTTTGACTTCTTCAAATCCGATGTTATTGCTGGAATCACTATTGCCAGTCTAGCGGTGCCTCAAGGCATAAGCTATGCAAGTTTGGCCAACGTACCACCGATTTACGGGTTATGTAAGTATCTaggatttttatataaaaacgcatatatatgcatgttacGAATATATTTCGACAGAAATGAGAAAATCTCCACTGAAAATTGCAGATTCCAGCTTTGTCCCGCCATTGGTGTATGCCATGTTGGGGAGTTCAAGAGATTTGGCCGTGGGCACTGTGGCTGTTGGGTCTCTTCTCATAGCTTCCATGCTGGATAAGGAAGTTAACCATCAGCATAACCCAAAACTTTATATTCAGCTGGTTCTCACTGCAACGTTCTTTGCTGGGGTCTTTCAGGCTTCTCTCGGATTCTTAAGGTGATCTGCTGCATGCTGATCTGATCACTAGGATTTCCTGGTCTGTTTGTTGCGTTCCGGTTTTAGGGCATAACTAAAgactagattttttttgttgttctttttaAAATGTTCATTTAAACTGCAGACTTGGATTTATCGTGGACTTTCTGTCACATTCAACGATAGTGGGGTTCATGAGTGGAGCAGCCACGGTTGTTTGTCTTCAGCAACTTAAGGGGATTCTTGGGCTGATTCACTTCACTCGGGAAACTGATCTTGTATCGGTCGTGCGCTCTGTATTTTCCCAAACACACCAggtatataattattaactttctttttcacaatatatataCCAAGCTAATATATATTTCCAGTTTTCTTCTGTTGAAATTAACTTTATGCTGGTGATTATAATTGCAGTGGAGATGGGAAAGTGGTGCACTGGGTTGCTGTTTTCTATTCTACCTTCTGCTCACAAGATACTTTGTGAGtattcctagctagctagtctCACTTTAAGCTCATGTACGTTCTTTTTGAAGCTTTTAATACCGTGATTACTCGAAGTGTTGTGAGGAAGAATTGAACATATTACTTGTAAGGAAAgccttttttctgttttcatgCATGTGGTCAGTTACGTACCCACCTCAACATATAACACCGCCAACAACAATAATTAGGCAACTGATGAAAAAGGATTTTCTTTACTAGAACTGTCTGAACCTACCCAAACTAAATGCGTACACCATATATATGTcacttatcaaaaattttatctatagttaattttatgtattttttatatattttattaatatgattggctgcattatttttttttatatataaaataattatttcaatcaatcacatcaataaaatgtataaaaaatatataaaaataataatatataacagaaCCCATCATGCATCTATCTTTGTgtgtttattttaataagattGTATTAATGACTGTAACagtacttttttaaaataatagcaaGCACTGAAGGCCTGGTTGTTCTCTATAAGTGCAAAAATTATGGGCCGATACAATTTGTCAAAACTGCAATCAATGAATTATTTTGACTAAGAAAATTAGGCAATTGATAATTAATTCACTACAAGAGAAGTGGGCTTTTGTGACTAAAATTtaatgatcaaaataattatttcccaCAATTTTCATAGAAAATAGTCCTTTTAGTCACAAAAATTTAGTCACAGAAGCTCATTTCTCTTGCAGTGATTAGCTTGTTTTGATGAGTATAAATGTATGGTAAGAAACCTCTAAAagaataactatataaaaacaaaaatcccattttcGTCGACTTCTTTGTATGACGTTGTCTCATGCATCTCTTTCCTCTATTGAGATCAAATTTATGTTTGCTACATCGATTTACTTATCTTTCTCCTTTTATGTCATTGATCGTCATGCACTAGAGCAAGAAAAGGCCAATCTTCTTTTGGATAAATGCAATGGCACCTCTGACGTCTGTCATCTTGGGAAGCATCATCGCCTTTCTGACCCACGCTGAAAACCACGGTATCCAAGTggtaagctctctctctctctccctctctctcttcactGCTACCCGCACTAGTATGCGCTGGCCGGCAAAGTAAACGGTAAACCTCATACTGCATAATAAAAGTAGCTCTGAATAACGCACAAAATATTCTGACATGCATCTCCTAATTCGTCGCAAAATATGATTAATTCTACGTGCCTAGCTAAACGTAAGAATCTGCATACGTAGAGATATTATTGGACACTCTACACAAATCAAAACATGATTAATTCCATGCAGCTGTATATTAATTAGTACATACATGTTTTTGAGTAATACTGTTGAGAGGGATATATTTGAGTACTGGATGTACGTAGCTAGTAgcaatatccatatatatatatgatatttgtgATCATGACGTCTTTAAATTGTTTGTTCTTCCAGATTGGGCATCTGGAGAAAGGCTTGAATCCACTTTCCGTATCTGAGTTGGCTTTTGGGTCGCCTTATCTCTCGACAGCCATCAAAACTGGGATAATCACTGG
This genomic interval from Carya illinoinensis cultivar Pawnee chromosome 2, C.illinoinensisPawnee_v1, whole genome shotgun sequence contains the following:
- the LOC122300774 gene encoding sulfate transporter 3.1-like, which produces MGNGDYQYPHPVAIPPSKPLSKSLQSSIKETFFPDDPFRQFKNQPLSRKLVLGLQYLIPILEWAPKYTFDFFKSDVIAGITIASLAVPQGISYASLANVPPIYGLYSSFVPPLVYAMLGSSRDLAVGTVAVGSLLIASMLDKEVNHQHNPKLYIQLVLTATFFAGVFQASLGFLRLGFIVDFLSHSTIVGFMSGAATVVCLQQLKGILGLIHFTRETDLVSVVRSVFSQTHQWRWESGALGCCFLFYLLLTRYFSKKRPIFFWINAMAPLTSVILGSIIAFLTHAENHGIQVIGHLEKGLNPLSVSELAFGSPYLSTAIKTGIITGIIGLAEGVAVGRSFAIFKNYHIDGNKEMIAFGMMNIAGSCTSCYLTAGPFSRTAVNFNAGCKTAVSNIVMATAVMITLLFLTPLFYYTPLVVLSSIIISAMLGLIDYEAAIHLWKIDKFDFTVCMGAYLGVIFGSVEIGLVIAVTLSLLRVLLFVARPRTSVLGNIPKYSMVYRSTDQYPIANNVPGVLILQIDAPIYFANANYLRERISRRIYEEEDRIKSSVETSLHYVILDLSAVGSIDTSGISMLEEIKKIADRKELELLLANPRSEVIKKLDKSKFIENIGQERIYLTVREAVAACNFMLHTCKPNPADVEAVPENNV